Proteins encoded in a region of the Phoenix dactylifera cultivar Barhee BC4 chromosome 3, palm_55x_up_171113_PBpolish2nd_filt_p, whole genome shotgun sequence genome:
- the LOC103701126 gene encoding polygalacturonase At1g48100-like, translating to MELTRIILLLAFIYLGFSCTCIQGRHPHKKHHPKHSIALPPMADPPSEPPEPMNSTNVPPALSPQPNAAGSDTNSTNSTSPPPLSSPISPGSPGNSTNSTNVPIPFPPAPAPTDAGTDGNSSNSTAIFDVRSFGAVGDGVSDDTEAFESAWVSACQAGSGVLLAPQGYSFKIRSAIFTGPCQSGLVFQVDGIVMPPDGPHSWPQSNSRRQWLVFYRADGMTLQGGGLIDGKGEKWWNLPCKPHKGINGMTLPGSCDSPVALRFFMSSNLTVRGLKIQNSPQFHFRFDNCKNVTIDSIFITSPARSPNTDGIHVENTETVGIYNSVISNGDDCISIGSGSLNIDIQNVTCGPSHGISIGSLGKQNSRACVTNITVRNAVIKHSDNGVRIKTWQGGSGSVSSITFENIHMDTVRNPIIIDQYYCLSKPCSNQTSAVYISDISYTNIRGTYDVRSPAIHFGCSDSVPCTNITVTEVELLPSQGNIISEPFCWNVYGVSETLTIPPVSCLLDGLPRSIMDIEADKCF from the exons ATGGAGCTAACTAGGATAATCCTACTGCTAGCCTTTATTTACCTTGGCTTCTCCTGTACTTGTATTCAAGGGAGGCATCCCCATAAGAAACACCACCCAAAGCACAGCATTGCATTGCCTCCAATGGCAGATCCTCCCTCTGAACCTCCCGAGCCTATGAACTCGACCAATGTTCCTCCTGCTCTCTCTCCTCAGCCCAATGCCGCAGGCTCTGACACGAATTCCACGAACTCCACTAGTCCTCCTCCTCTTAGTAGTCCCATCAGTCCGGGCTCCCCTGGGAACTCCACCAATTCAACCAATGTTCCTATACCTTTCCCTCCCGCTCCTGCGCCCACTGACGCAGGGACTGATGGAAATTCCTCAAACTCCACCGCTATTTTCGACGTACGATCGTTTGGAGCGGTGGGTGATGGAGTTTCTGATGACACTGAAGCATTCGAGAGTGCATGGGTCTCTGCATGTCAAGCCGGGTCCGGAGTCCTCCTTGCTCCACAAGGCTACTCCTTCAAGATTCGGTCAGCTATCTTCACTGGCCCTTGTCAGAGCGGACTAGTATTTCAG GTTGACGGGATTGTTATGCCCCCCGACGGTCCCCATTCATGGCCACAGAGCAACAGCAGGAGGCAATGGCTCGTGTTTTACAGAGCTGATGGGATGACGCTGCAAGGAGGAGGGCTGATCGATGGCAAAGGAGAGAAGTGGTGGAATCTTCCTTGCAAACCTCACAAg GGGATAAACGGGATGACGTTGCCTGGATCGTGTGACAGTCCTGTT GCATTGAGGTTCTTCATGAGCTCAAATCTAACAGTTCGTGGGCTGAAAATTCAGAACAGCCCTCAGTTCCACTTCCGGTTCGACAACTGCAAGAATGTGACTATTGATTCAATTTTTATAACCTCACCTGCTCGGAGCCCCAACACTGACGGCATACATGTGGAGAACACTGAGACTGTGGGAATTTACAATTCAGTCATCTCCAATG GTGATGATTGCATATCCATTGGATCCGGTAGCCTAAACATAGACATACAAAATGTAACATGTGGTCCAAGCCATGGTATCAG CATTGGGAGCCTAGGAAAACAGAACTCCCGCGCTTGTGTGACAAATATAACAGTAAGGAATGCAGTCATAAAGCACTCAGATAATGGAGTAAGGATCAAGACATGGCAAGGTGGGTCAGGGTCGGTATCGTCGATCACCTTTGAGAACATACACATGGATACAGTGAGGAACCCGATCATCATCGACCAGTACTATTGCCTCAGTAAACCATGTTCAAATCAAACATCCGCAGTCTACATATCAGATATCTCCTACACCAACATCCGGGGCACCTACGATGTCAGGAGCCCGGCCATTCATTTTGGGTGCAGCGACTCGGTTCCATGTACCAACATCACAGTAACAGAGGTGGAACTTCTCCCCTCACAAGGGAACATCATCTCAGAACCTTTCTGTTGGAATGTGTATGGTGTCTCCGAGACGCTAACAATTCCTCCAGTCTCGTGCTTGTTGGACGGTCTACCTCGATCGATCATGGACATCGAGGCTGACAAATGCTTCTAA
- the LOC103701031 gene encoding polygalacturonase At1g48100-like — protein sequence MAILRALFSIWMMVTLLSLGPRSSLGRSHFHKKQKSTPKNKGGHGIAAPVNAPPDSPSTSTTPDPCNSSSDPCIFDVRSFGAVGDGSADDTKAFRSAWKAACSAESGILLVPSDGVFMITSTIFTGPCQPGLVFQVDGVLMPPDGPDLWPQSDSKLQWLVFYRLDGMTLRGGGTIEGNGEDWWNLPCKPHRGPNGSTLPGPCSSPALIRFFMSCNLIVRDLRIENSPQFHIKFDGCEGVHIEGLTINSPALSPNTDGIHVENTKSVAIYNSMISNGDDCISIGPGCSDVDIENITCGPGHGISIGSLGIHNSQACVSNVAVRNAVIRHSDNGVRIKTWQGGTGSVSSISFDMVYMENVKNCIIIDQYYCLDKKCRNETSAVYVFDVLYTNIKGTYDVRSAPIHFACSDTVPCTNITMSEVELLPYEGELVDDPFCWNAYGVTQTLTIPPISCLQDGQPQNLQDNPNYNC from the exons ATGGCGATCCTTCGAGCGCTGTTCTCTATCTGGATGATGGTCACATTGCTATCATTGGGTCCCCGGAGCTCGCTGGGAAGATCTCATTTCCACAAGAAGCAAAAGAGTACTCCTAAAAACAAGGGAGGCCATGGCATTGCGGCCCCTGTAAACGCCCCACCTGACTCGCCAAGTACTTCTACTACCCCCGATCCCTGCAATTCAAGCTCGGATCCATGTATCTTCGATGTGAGGTCCTTCGGTGCGGTGGGCGATGGTTCCGCCGACGACACCAAAGCATTCCGGTCGGCATGGAAGGCAGCCTGCTCAGCTGAATCAGGTATCCTGCTCGTGCCGTCGGATGGCGTCTTCATGATCACTTCCACAATCTTCACTGGCCCGTGCCAACCGGGGCTTGTGTTTCAA GTGGATGGAGTTTTGATGCCGCCTGACGGCCCCGACCTCTGGCCGCAGTCCGACAGCAAGCTCCAGTGGCTCGTGTTCTATCGACTCGATGGGATGACTCTGAGAGGAGGGGGAACAATTGAAGGGAATGGAGAAGACTGGTGGAACCTCCCCTGCAAACCCCACAGA GGCCCAAATGGATCCACACTGCCCGGACCTTGCAGCAGTCCTGCA CTGATCAGATTCTTCATGAGCTGCAACCTGATTGTGAGAGACCTGCGCATTGAGAACAGCCCACAATTCCACATCAAATTTGATGGCTGCGAAGGGGTGCACATCGAAGGCCTCACGATAAATTCGCCTGCTCTGAGTCCAAACACCGACGGCATCCACGTCGAGAACACAAAGTCCGTCGCCATCTACAATTCAATGATAAGCAATG GTGACGACTGCATCTCTATTGGGCCTGGTTGTTCTGACGTTGACATAGAGAACATCACCTGCGGGCCAGGTCACGGCATAAG CATTGGAAGCCTCGGGATCCACAACTCTCAAGCTTGTGTCTCAAACGTAGCTGTGAGGAATGCGGTGATAAGGCACTCCGATAATGGTGTAAGGATCAAGACATGGCAGGGTGGTACGGGGAGCGTATCGAGTATTAGCTTCGACATGGTATACATGGAGAACGTAAAGAACTGCATCATCATAGACCAATACTATTGCTTGGACAAGAAGTGTCGGAATGAGACGTCGGCGGTCTACGTATTCGACGTCTTGTATACTAACATCAAAGGGACATACGATGTACGAAGTGCCCCGATACACTTCGCATGCAGCGACACTGTTCCGTGCACCAATATTACCATGTCGGAGGTGGAGCTGCTACCTTATGAAGGGGAGCTCGTCGATGATCCCTTCTGTTGGAATGCTTATGGGGTCACTCAGACCCTCACAATCCCTCCTATCTCTTGCTTGCAGGATGGGCAGCCTCAGAATCTCCAGGACAACCCTAATTACAACTGCTAA
- the LOC103701033 gene encoding shaggy-related protein kinase alpha-like: MASVSVVPSSRMKNTSGTSVGVDRLPDEMNEMKIRDDKEVEATVIDGNGTETGHIIVTTIGGRNGQPKQTISYMAERVVGHGSFGIVFQAKCLETGETVAIKKVLQDKRYKNRELQTMRLLDHPNVVSLKHCFFSTTEKDELYLNLVLEYVPETVHRVVKHYNKMNQRMPLIYVKLYMYQICRALAYIHGSIGVCHRDIKPQNLLVNPHTHQLKLCDFGSAKVLVKGEPNISYICSRYYRAPELIFGATEYTTAIDIWSAGCVLAELLLGQPLFPGDSGVDQLVEIIKVLGTPTREEIKCMNPNYTEFKFPQIKAHPWHKIFHKRMPPEAVDLVSRLLQYSPNLRCTALEALIHPFFDELRDPNTRLPNGRYLPPLFNFKPHELKGVPMEILLKLIPEHVRKQCAFLGF; encoded by the exons ATGGCTTCGGTAAGCGTGGTGCCTTCATCAAGGATGAAAAACACTAGTGGCACTAGTGTTGGTGTGGACAGATTGCCAGATGAGATGAATGAGATGAAGATAAGGGATGACAAG GAGGTGGAAGCAACAGTTATTGATGGAAATGGGACCGAAACTGGTCATATAATTGTGACCACTATTGGTGGAAGAAATGGTCAGCCAAAACAG ACTATAAGCTACATGGCCGAGCGTGTCGTAGGACATGGATCATTTGGAATTGTGTTTCAG GCGAAGTGTCTTGAGACAGGTGAAACAGTAGCAATAAAGAAGGTTCTTCAAGACAAGAGGTACAAGAACCGTGAGCTGCAAACCATGCGTCTTCTCGATCATCCAAATGTGGTTTCCCTGAAGCATTGCTTCTTTTCAACAACCGAGAAAGATGAGCTGTATCTTAATTTGGTACTCGAATATGTGCCTGAGACTGTTCATCGTGTTGTCAAACACTACAACAAGATGAACCAACGTATGCCACTAATATATGTGAAGCTCTATATGTACCAG ATCTGCAGAGCATTGGCTTATATTCATGGTAGCATTGGAGTGTGCCACAGAGATATTAAACCACAGAATCTTCTG GTTAACCCGCATACTCATCAGCTGAAACTCTGTGACTTTGGTAGTGCAAAAGTTTTG gtgaagggagaacCAAACATATCTTATATTTGTTCGAGATACTATAGAGCTCCTGAACTTATATTTGGTGCAACCGAGTACACCACAGCAATCGACATCTGGTCTGCTGGTTGTGTTCTTGCCGAACTCCTACTAGGACAG CCTCTCTTTCCTGGCGATAGTGGAGTTGATCAGCTTGTTGAAATAATCAAG gTCTTAGGTACCCCAACAAGGGAAGAAATCAAATGCATGAACCCAAATTATACTGAGTTCAAATTCCCGCAGATTAAAGCTCACCCATGGCACAAG ATCTTCCATAAAAGAATGCCACCTGAGGCTGTTGATCTTGTGTCTAGGCTTCTCCAGTACTCCCCAAACCTGCGATGCACTGCT CTGGAGGCATTAATTCATCCATTTTTTGATGAGCTTCGTGATCCAAATACCCGCCTACCAAATGGCCGTTATCTACCCCCTCTATTTAATTTCAAGCCTCATG AGTTGAAGGGTGTGCCTATGGAGATTTTACTGAAGTTGATTCCAGAGCATGTGAGAAAGCAATGTGCCTTCCTAGGATTCTGA